A window from Pseudomonas alloputida encodes these proteins:
- the lipA gene encoding lipoyl synthase: MTTVQEAVPNLIPTQDATPRPAPKKVEAGVKLRGADKVARIPVKIIPTDELPKKPDWIRVRIPVSPEVDRIKQLLRKHKLHSVCEEASCPNLGECFSGGTATFMIMGDICTRRCPFCDVGHGRPKPLDLDEPKNLAVAIADLRLKYVVITSVDRDDLRDGGAQHFADCIREIRALSPGVQLETLVPDYRGRMDVALEITAQEPPDVFNHNLETVPRLYKAARPGSDYDWSLDLLQKFKQLVPHVPTKSGLMLGLGETDEEVIEVMHRMREHDIDMLTLGQYLQPSRSHLPVQRFVHPDTFAWFAEEGYKMGFKNVASGPLVRSSYHADQQAHEAKIKL; this comes from the coding sequence ATGACAACTGTGCAAGAAGCCGTGCCGAACCTGATACCTACCCAGGATGCCACCCCGCGCCCAGCGCCGAAGAAGGTGGAAGCTGGGGTCAAGCTGCGTGGTGCCGACAAAGTCGCGCGCATCCCGGTGAAGATCATCCCTACCGATGAGCTACCCAAGAAGCCCGACTGGATTCGCGTGCGTATCCCGGTGTCGCCCGAGGTAGACCGCATCAAACAACTGCTGCGCAAGCACAAACTGCACAGCGTGTGCGAAGAGGCCTCCTGCCCGAACCTGGGCGAGTGCTTCTCGGGTGGTACCGCCACCTTCATGATCATGGGTGACATCTGCACCCGTCGTTGCCCGTTCTGCGACGTTGGTCACGGCCGACCGAAGCCGCTGGATCTGGACGAGCCGAAAAACCTGGCTGTCGCCATTGCCGACCTGCGCCTGAAGTATGTGGTGATCACCTCGGTGGACCGCGACGACCTGCGTGACGGTGGTGCCCAGCACTTTGCTGACTGCATCCGGGAAATCCGCGCGCTGTCGCCGGGCGTGCAGTTGGAGACCTTGGTGCCTGACTACCGTGGCCGTATGGACGTTGCCCTGGAGATCACCGCGCAAGAGCCGCCGGATGTGTTCAACCACAACCTCGAGACCGTACCGCGCCTGTACAAGGCCGCGCGCCCGGGTTCGGACTATGACTGGTCGCTGGACTTGCTGCAGAAGTTCAAGCAGTTGGTGCCGCACGTACCGACCAAGTCGGGCCTGATGCTCGGCCTGGGCGAAACCGACGAGGAAGTGATCGAAGTGATGCACCGCATGCGCGAGCATGACATCGACATGCTCACCCTCGGCCAGTACCTGCAGCCGTCGCGCAGCCACTTGCCGGTGCAGCGTTTCGTTCACCCGGACACCTTTGCCTGGTTCGCCGAGGAAGGTTACAAGATGGGCTTCAAGAACGTTGCTTCTGGCCCGCTGGTGCGTTCTTCGTACCACGCCGACCAGCAGGCCCACGAAGCCAAGATCAAGCTCTGA
- the lipB gene encoding lipoyl(octanoyl) transferase LipB, producing MSACLGFRELGLQPYEPVLEAMRRFTEQRSPDSQDEIWLVEHPAVFTQGQAGKAEHLLVPGDIPVVQTDRGGQVTYHGPGQLVAYLLLDVRRLGFGVRELVSRIELALIDLLASYAVQASAKPDAPGVYVDGAKIASLGLRIRNGRSFHGLALNVDMDLAPFRRINPCGYAGLAMTQLRDLAGPIELDEVRTRLRGQLVKHLDYAEQTTLTGGID from the coding sequence ATGTCCGCCTGCCTCGGTTTTCGCGAGCTTGGCCTGCAGCCCTATGAACCGGTGCTGGAGGCCATGCGTCGTTTTACCGAGCAGCGCAGCCCGGACAGCCAGGATGAAATCTGGCTGGTCGAGCACCCTGCGGTCTTCACCCAGGGGCAGGCCGGCAAGGCCGAGCACCTGCTGGTGCCGGGCGACATTCCGGTGGTGCAGACCGACCGCGGCGGCCAGGTCACCTACCATGGCCCCGGGCAGCTGGTGGCCTACCTGCTGCTGGATGTGCGCCGGCTGGGCTTTGGCGTGCGTGAGCTGGTCAGCCGTATCGAGCTGGCCCTCATCGACCTGCTCGCCAGCTATGCTGTTCAGGCGTCTGCCAAGCCCGATGCCCCGGGTGTCTATGTCGACGGAGCGAAAATCGCCTCCCTCGGCCTGCGAATTCGCAACGGCCGTTCGTTTCACGGCCTTGCCCTGAACGTGGACATGGACCTTGCGCCATTCCGCCGAATCAACCCCTGCGGCTATGCGGGGCTGGCGATGACCCAGCTGCGCGACCTGGCAGGTCCGATCGAACTCGACGAGGTCAGGACAAGGCTGCGCGGACAGCTGGTCAAGCACCTCGACTACGCTGAGCAGACGACCCTCACGGGCGGAATCGACTGA
- a CDS encoding DUF493 domain-containing protein — MSEPDVKSHKIEFPCDDYPIKVIGDTVVGFKDMVIEVLSKHAKVDLSTLAERQSKEGKYTTVQLHIVAESENQLHDINSALRATGIVKMVL, encoded by the coding sequence ATGAGCGAACCAGACGTCAAGTCGCACAAGATCGAATTCCCTTGCGACGATTACCCGATCAAGGTCATTGGTGACACCGTTGTCGGTTTCAAGGACATGGTCATCGAGGTGCTCAGCAAGCACGCCAAAGTCGACCTTTCCACCCTGGCCGAACGCCAGAGCAAGGAAGGCAAGTACACCACCGTGCAATTGCACATCGTTGCCGAAAGCGAGAACCAGCTGCACGATATCAACAGCGCCCTGCGCGCTACCGGCATCGTGAAAATGGTGCTTTGA